From a region of the Posidoniimonas polymericola genome:
- a CDS encoding CTP synthase, which translates to MAKHIFVTGGVVSSLGKGLTSASIGMLLEKRGLSVRMQKLDPYINVDPGTMSPYQHGEVYVLDDGSETDLDLGHYERFTGSPLTRDSNYTTGQIYQSVINKERRGEFLGKTVQVIPHITNEIKGVIERIAETKATDDPTERPVDVVITEIGGTVGDIESLPFMEAIRQFAIEKGKQECLFIHLTLVPYLKAARELKTKPTQHSVGLLRQIGIQPDVLVCRTEQPISREDREKIALFCNVSLEAVIEERDKDFSIYEVPLSLLDNRLDSLICDRLGLKTPDPNLSDWHELLQRLRNPSHEVSIAVVGKYAEHRDAYKSIYEAIDHAGIAHRAQIRVGRIRSEDVEAEGPERLLSGYDGILVPGGFGERGIEGKVQAIRFAREKGIPFFGICLGMQCAVVEFARHVVGLEGAHSTEFDKDTPDPVICLLDEQRNVVDMGGTMRLGAQPTRLEPGSEAAKCYGSSDISERHRHRYEFNNCYRSRFNAHGMRITGTSPDDALVEVVEVPDHPWFLAVQYHPEFKSKPTAAQPLFAGFVGAAVQHRMKKRANASAEGTPAAEEQPTTPS; encoded by the coding sequence ATGGCTAAGCATATTTTCGTTACCGGCGGCGTCGTCAGCTCGCTCGGCAAGGGCCTGACCAGCGCTTCAATCGGCATGCTCCTCGAGAAGCGAGGGCTGTCGGTCCGGATGCAGAAGCTGGACCCGTACATCAACGTCGACCCGGGCACGATGAGCCCGTATCAGCACGGCGAGGTCTACGTCCTCGACGACGGCAGCGAGACCGACCTCGACCTGGGGCACTACGAGCGGTTCACCGGCAGCCCGCTGACGCGGGACTCCAACTACACCACCGGCCAGATCTACCAGTCGGTGATCAACAAGGAACGGCGGGGCGAATTCCTCGGGAAAACGGTCCAGGTGATCCCCCACATCACCAACGAAATCAAGGGCGTGATCGAACGGATCGCCGAGACCAAGGCGACCGACGACCCTACCGAGCGGCCGGTAGACGTGGTGATTACCGAGATCGGCGGCACCGTGGGCGACATCGAGTCGCTGCCCTTCATGGAGGCGATCCGGCAATTCGCCATCGAGAAGGGCAAACAGGAGTGCCTGTTCATCCACCTGACTCTGGTGCCCTACCTCAAGGCGGCCCGCGAGCTCAAGACCAAGCCAACCCAGCACTCGGTCGGCCTGCTCCGTCAGATTGGCATCCAGCCCGACGTGCTGGTTTGCCGCACCGAACAGCCGATCAGCCGCGAGGACCGCGAGAAAATTGCCCTGTTCTGCAATGTCTCGCTGGAAGCAGTGATCGAAGAACGCGACAAGGACTTCTCGATCTACGAGGTCCCGCTGAGCCTGCTGGACAACCGCCTCGACTCGCTGATCTGCGACAGGCTGGGGCTCAAGACTCCCGATCCCAATCTATCCGACTGGCACGAGCTGCTGCAGCGGCTGCGGAATCCGAGCCACGAGGTCTCGATTGCGGTGGTCGGCAAGTACGCCGAGCACCGGGACGCCTACAAATCCATCTACGAGGCGATCGACCACGCCGGCATCGCCCACCGGGCCCAGATCCGCGTAGGCCGCATCCGCAGCGAGGACGTCGAGGCGGAGGGCCCCGAGCGGCTGCTCTCTGGCTACGACGGCATCCTGGTTCCGGGCGGTTTTGGCGAACGTGGGATCGAGGGCAAGGTGCAGGCGATCCGATTCGCCCGCGAGAAGGGGATCCCGTTCTTCGGGATCTGCCTTGGCATGCAGTGCGCCGTGGTTGAGTTCGCCCGCCACGTGGTGGGTCTCGAGGGAGCCCACTCGACCGAGTTCGACAAGGACACGCCCGACCCCGTGATCTGCCTGCTGGACGAGCAGCGGAACGTGGTGGACATGGGCGGCACTATGCGGCTCGGCGCGCAGCCGACCCGCCTGGAGCCCGGCAGCGAGGCCGCCAAATGCTACGGCTCGTCGGACATCAGCGAGCGGCACCGCCACCGGTACGAGTTCAACAACTGTTACAGGAGCCGCTTTAACGCCCACGGGATGCGGATCACGGGCACCAGCCCCGACGACGCCCTGGTGGAAGTGGTCGAGGTGCCGGACCACCCGTGGTTCCTGGCCGTGCAGTACCACCCCGAGTTCAAGAGCAAGCCGACCGCGGCGCAGCCGCTGTTCGCTGGGTTTGTCGGGGCGGCGGTTCAGCACCGCATGAAGAAGCGTGCGAACGCCAGCGCCGAGGGGACCCCCGCGGCCGAAGAACAGCCGACAACGCCCAGCTAG
- a CDS encoding GGDEF/EAL domain-containing response regulator produces MNIDNDNRRVLIVDDNQAIHDDIRAILEAKEVDAEFDTLAASLLNTTQQRMSFQRKYEIDSALQGEEGFQAVQRSVAEGRPYALAFIDMRMPPGWDGLRTIVECRKVDPQLQVVICTAYSDYSWQNILEEVGAGDWLLILKKPFDVVEVQQLACSLTEKWNLAGLAHAHTRVLEDSIRARSEQLQEANTRLQDQVESLAEANSRLAREIAARHMADQQIRHLAFHDSLTDLPNRVLLLERIEGCIERSKRNPDHKFAILYCDLDNFKLINDSLGHRIGDQFLVQTSRRLSNTLRGAAVGVRAGYDTVARLGGDEFVILLDDLPSAGHADAVAAQVREAMSGPMSVEHNELVLGVSIGIAVSSGEYDDPAEILRDADTALYHAKEGGKGQGAVFDQAMRDRVTERLDLEFELRRAIRDGEFEVFYQPIISLQDNRLAKAEALVRWNHPTRGMQPPDLFIPVAEETGMIEQIGAIVLDEAARQIAEWRKHEPALADLKVSVNLSPRQLTSDRIVTTVEKTISRYQLDPQALALEITESGSMDNLNVVREITARFQELGVAVHLDDFGTGYSSLSILHSLPFSTIKLDRSFINNLLEEVESATTIWAVVMIAQAGKLEVVAEGIETYQQLVKIRDLGCDYGQGYFMSKPLPAADFEAFCRTKLDDQARFMLPSPAAPCEV; encoded by the coding sequence ATGAATATCGACAACGATAACCGGCGGGTTCTGATTGTCGACGACAACCAGGCGATCCACGACGATATCCGCGCTATCCTCGAAGCGAAGGAAGTCGACGCGGAATTCGACACCCTGGCGGCGTCGCTGCTGAACACCACGCAGCAGCGGATGAGCTTCCAGCGGAAGTACGAGATCGACTCAGCGCTGCAGGGCGAAGAAGGCTTCCAGGCCGTCCAGCGCTCCGTCGCAGAAGGTCGGCCCTACGCGTTGGCGTTTATCGACATGCGGATGCCGCCCGGCTGGGATGGACTCCGCACGATCGTCGAGTGCCGCAAGGTTGATCCGCAGTTGCAGGTCGTGATCTGCACGGCGTACTCCGACTACTCCTGGCAGAACATCCTGGAAGAAGTCGGGGCGGGCGACTGGCTGCTGATCCTGAAGAAGCCGTTTGACGTGGTCGAGGTGCAGCAGCTGGCCTGCTCGCTCACCGAGAAGTGGAACCTAGCCGGACTCGCGCACGCCCACACCAGGGTGCTCGAGGACAGTATCCGCGCCCGCTCTGAGCAGCTGCAGGAAGCCAACACCCGCCTGCAGGACCAGGTCGAGTCGCTGGCCGAGGCCAACTCGCGTCTGGCCCGCGAGATCGCCGCCCGCCACATGGCGGACCAGCAGATCCGCCACCTGGCGTTCCACGACTCGCTAACCGACCTGCCGAACCGGGTGCTGCTGCTGGAGCGGATCGAGGGCTGCATCGAGCGGAGCAAGCGGAACCCCGATCACAAGTTCGCCATCCTCTATTGCGACCTCGACAATTTTAAGCTGATCAACGACAGCCTGGGCCACAGGATCGGCGATCAGTTCCTGGTGCAGACTTCACGGAGACTCAGCAACACGCTCCGCGGGGCCGCGGTTGGGGTCCGGGCGGGTTACGACACGGTCGCCCGGCTAGGGGGTGACGAGTTCGTCATCCTGCTGGACGACCTGCCGTCGGCCGGCCACGCGGACGCCGTGGCGGCCCAGGTGCGTGAGGCGATGTCCGGCCCGATGTCGGTCGAGCACAACGAGCTGGTGCTGGGAGTCAGCATCGGTATCGCGGTGAGCAGCGGCGAGTACGACGACCCCGCAGAGATCCTCCGCGACGCCGACACGGCCCTCTACCACGCCAAAGAGGGTGGCAAGGGGCAGGGTGCGGTGTTCGACCAGGCCATGCGCGACCGCGTTACCGAGCGGCTCGACCTCGAGTTTGAGCTCCGACGGGCAATCCGCGACGGAGAGTTCGAGGTCTTCTACCAGCCGATTATTTCGCTGCAGGACAACCGGCTCGCCAAGGCCGAGGCGCTCGTCCGGTGGAACCACCCCACGCGCGGCATGCAGCCGCCGGACCTTTTCATCCCAGTCGCGGAAGAGACCGGCATGATCGAGCAGATCGGCGCGATCGTGCTCGACGAGGCGGCCCGGCAAATCGCCGAGTGGCGCAAGCACGAACCGGCGCTGGCGGACCTTAAGGTGAGCGTCAACCTGTCGCCGCGGCAACTGACGTCGGACCGCATCGTGACGACGGTCGAGAAGACCATCAGCCGCTACCAACTCGATCCGCAGGCGCTGGCGCTCGAGATCACCGAGTCGGGCTCGATGGACAACCTCAATGTCGTGCGTGAGATCACGGCCCGATTCCAGGAATTGGGGGTCGCCGTCCACCTGGACGACTTTGGCACCGGCTACTCTTCGCTGAGCATCCTGCACTCGCTGCCGTTCAGCACGATCAAGCTCGACCGCAGCTTTATCAACAACCTGCTCGAGGAGGTCGAGAGCGCGACGACGATCTGGGCGGTCGTGATGATCGCTCAGGCGGGCAAGCTCGAGGTCGTCGCTGAGGGGATCGAGACCTACCAGCAGCTCGTCAAGATCCGCGACCTCGGCTGCGACTACGGTCAGGGCTACTTCATGTCGAAGCCGCTGCCTGCCGCCGATTTCGAGGCCTTCTGCCGCACCAAACTGGACGATCAGGCGAGGTTTATGCTTCCCTCGCCAGCAGCTCCGTGCGAGGTCTGA
- a CDS encoding response regulator: protein MQDVSDPHSEDQSLTTPTDENRRVLLIDDNHAIHDDYNKILVPARDSGELDELGSLLFEDAAPSRGPAIGFETTSAYQGQEALAIVEKSVEDNRRFAMAFVDMRMPPGWDGLETIKRMWEVDEELQVVICSAYSDHSWNELVDELPKDDQWLLLRKPFDGAEVSQLALALTKKWSLGRETRKSLAQLREALGEREQLLDALGSSTERMCSEYGKIAEHIESSFHAIEVLTRAYQSLDEAATPEGVPAAAWTAAAQQVEAASPQGEMAETLTTARATLDSFKKINATVATMREKAGVGG, encoded by the coding sequence ATGCAAGATGTCAGCGATCCACACTCGGAAGATCAATCTCTGACGACGCCGACCGACGAAAACCGGCGCGTGCTGCTGATCGACGACAACCACGCGATCCACGACGACTACAACAAGATCCTCGTGCCCGCCCGCGACAGCGGCGAGCTCGACGAGCTGGGGTCGTTGTTGTTTGAGGACGCGGCCCCGAGCCGCGGACCGGCAATCGGGTTCGAGACCACCTCTGCCTACCAGGGGCAAGAGGCGCTGGCGATTGTCGAAAAATCGGTGGAAGATAACCGCCGGTTCGCGATGGCCTTTGTCGACATGCGGATGCCGCCCGGCTGGGACGGGCTCGAGACCATCAAACGCATGTGGGAGGTCGACGAGGAACTTCAGGTAGTGATCTGCTCGGCGTACTCCGACCACAGCTGGAACGAGCTCGTCGACGAGCTCCCCAAAGACGACCAATGGCTCCTATTGCGCAAGCCCTTCGACGGCGCCGAGGTGAGCCAGCTGGCGCTCGCCCTGACGAAGAAGTGGAGCCTCGGCCGCGAGACCCGCAAGAGCCTCGCCCAGCTGAGGGAGGCGCTCGGCGAACGCGAGCAGCTGCTTGACGCGCTAGGGAGTTCCACCGAACGCATGTGCAGCGAGTACGGCAAGATCGCCGAGCACATCGAGAGCTCTTTCCACGCCATCGAGGTGCTCACCCGCGCCTACCAGAGCCTTGACGAGGCGGCCACTCCCGAGGGCGTGCCCGCCGCGGCGTGGACAGCGGCCGCACAGCAGGTCGAGGCCGCCTCGCCCCAGGGCGAGATGGCCGAAACCCTAACCACCGCCCGCGCCACCCTAGATTCCTTCAAGAAGATCAACGCAACCGTCGCGACTATGCGGGAGAAGGCAGGGGTAGGGGGCTAG
- a CDS encoding YfiR family protein encodes MELTAHASKNTHQKCRAGSVRIGACLRPLVGSVLVAAVVLGGAERATAQATAPAVVINREYTIKAAFLYHFLTYTEWPSSADANGPLVVGVYKSDPFGEVLDKIAATKKVNNRSIEVRRISDPAESLHCHLLFVPDTVTADGLAPLFAAVSEQPVMLVGETEGFVDRGGAAEFYLEGNRVRFAFNMDVVDEKNLKVSSKLLSLAKIVTAGQASK; translated from the coding sequence ATGGAATTGACCGCCCACGCATCCAAGAACACGCACCAGAAATGCCGGGCCGGCAGCGTTCGGATCGGCGCCTGCCTGCGTCCGCTGGTTGGCTCGGTGTTGGTTGCGGCTGTCGTGCTTGGCGGGGCCGAGCGGGCAACCGCCCAGGCGACGGCCCCCGCGGTCGTCATCAACCGCGAGTACACCATCAAGGCGGCCTTTCTCTACCACTTCCTCACGTACACCGAGTGGCCTTCGTCGGCGGACGCCAACGGGCCGCTGGTCGTGGGCGTCTACAAGTCGGACCCGTTCGGTGAGGTGCTCGACAAGATCGCCGCCACCAAGAAGGTCAACAACCGCTCAATCGAGGTGCGTCGGATCTCCGACCCCGCCGAGTCGCTGCATTGCCACCTGTTGTTCGTCCCTGACACGGTGACGGCAGACGGGCTGGCGCCACTCTTCGCGGCCGTCTCCGAACAACCGGTGATGCTGGTCGGCGAGACCGAGGGGTTCGTCGATCGGGGGGGGGCGGCAGAGTTCTACCTGGAGGGAAACCGGGTTCGTTTCGCGTTCAACATGGACGTCGTGGATGAGAAGAACCTCAAGGTGAGCTCTAAGCTTCTGTCTCTAGCTAAGATTGTCACCGCGGGCCAGGCCAGCAAGTAG
- a CDS encoding ATP-binding protein: protein MSIRTKLMLLTMLAVATAMSVACTAFVANDARLIKEDMAQQLSALSQVLGANTTAALKFMDAESAEQLLGSLEMQPMVTSAALFEADGQVFATYPAGREEGPLADEIGTLHNHDGQMVVTTEITEDGDPVGVIVVRGDLNVLNQQLLHYSYIVAVVLLVSFAAAYLLASRLQGVISGPIQGLTAAAHRVSENNDYSIRVSRPGNDELGDLCTAFNHMLDEIEASNEALSKAHGELEARVAQRTHQLSETNGELNKEIVERKKTEEKLEQVHRELVESARRAGMAEVATGVLHNVGNVLNSVNVSATMITNQLGSSKVAQLSKVIDLIDEHQRDLGEFVTRDEKGKQVPRFLRVLTDHLVTDEQSLLDEARSLISNIEHIKTIVSTQQSYANSGGHVETTDVNAIMDDAVRLNSASFGRHGIEVVRELDEVPDVLLDRQRVLQIVINLVKNAKESLVEKEGQPKRLILRSATEDGRLVLQVKDTGQGISQENLTRIFSHGFTTKKSGHGFGLHSCANSATEMDGALTVTSDGVGKGATFTLNLPLKPAGVAV, encoded by the coding sequence ATGTCAATCCGAACCAAGTTGATGCTGCTGACCATGCTGGCGGTCGCGACGGCGATGTCGGTGGCGTGCACGGCCTTCGTCGCGAACGACGCCAGGCTGATCAAGGAGGACATGGCCCAGCAGCTCTCCGCGTTGTCCCAGGTGCTCGGCGCCAACACCACCGCCGCCCTCAAGTTCATGGACGCCGAGTCCGCCGAGCAGCTGCTCGGGTCGCTGGAGATGCAGCCGATGGTGACCAGCGCCGCGCTCTTTGAAGCCGATGGTCAGGTTTTCGCCACCTACCCGGCCGGCCGGGAGGAAGGCCCGCTGGCCGACGAGATCGGCACCCTCCACAACCACGACGGCCAGATGGTGGTCACCACCGAGATCACCGAAGACGGCGACCCCGTCGGCGTGATCGTCGTGCGGGGCGACCTCAACGTGCTGAACCAACAGCTGCTGCACTACTCCTACATCGTGGCGGTAGTGCTGCTGGTGTCGTTCGCGGCGGCCTACCTGCTAGCCTCTCGATTGCAGGGCGTCATCTCGGGACCGATCCAGGGCCTGACCGCCGCGGCCCACCGCGTCTCAGAGAACAACGACTACTCGATCCGGGTCTCCCGGCCGGGCAACGACGAGCTCGGCGACCTGTGCACAGCGTTCAACCACATGCTCGACGAGATCGAGGCCAGCAACGAGGCGCTCTCCAAAGCCCACGGCGAACTCGAGGCCCGCGTCGCCCAACGCACGCACCAGCTCTCCGAGACCAACGGCGAGCTCAACAAGGAGATCGTCGAGAGGAAGAAAACGGAGGAGAAACTCGAGCAGGTCCACCGCGAGCTGGTCGAGTCTGCTCGCCGGGCCGGCATGGCCGAGGTGGCGACCGGCGTGCTGCACAACGTCGGCAACGTGCTCAACAGCGTCAATGTGTCGGCGACCATGATCACAAACCAGCTCGGCTCGTCGAAGGTGGCGCAGCTGTCCAAGGTGATCGACCTCATCGACGAGCACCAACGCGACCTTGGCGAGTTTGTCACGCGGGACGAGAAGGGCAAGCAGGTGCCCCGCTTCCTGCGGGTGCTGACCGACCACTTGGTGACCGACGAGCAGTCGCTGCTAGACGAGGCCCGGTCGCTGATCTCGAACATCGAGCACATCAAGACGATCGTCTCGACGCAGCAGTCGTACGCCAACTCCGGCGGCCACGTCGAGACGACCGACGTCAACGCCATCATGGACGACGCGGTGAGGCTCAACTCGGCGTCTTTCGGGCGGCACGGCATCGAGGTGGTTCGCGAGCTGGACGAGGTTCCCGACGTCCTGCTCGACCGGCAGCGGGTGCTGCAGATCGTGATCAACCTCGTCAAGAACGCCAAGGAGTCGCTGGTCGAGAAAGAGGGGCAGCCCAAGCGGCTCATCCTCCGCTCGGCAACCGAGGACGGCCGGCTGGTGCTGCAGGTCAAGGACACCGGGCAGGGAATCTCTCAAGAGAACCTGACCCGCATCTTCTCGCACGGCTTCACCACCAAGAAGTCGGGGCACGGCTTCGGGCTGCACAGCTGCGCCAACTCGGCCACCGAGATGGACGGGGCGCTCACCGTCACCAGCGACGGGGTTGGGAAGGGCGCCACGTTCACGCTCAACCTGCCGCTGAAGCCGGCCGGCGTCGCCGTCTAG
- a CDS encoding sugar kinase — MPALNTLPADKCRYDIVSLGEVMLRLDPGEGRVRTARRFDAWEGGGEYNVARGLRRCFGLRAGLVSAFVRDEVGLLLEDLILQGGVDMSHVVWRDSDGIGRTVRNGLNFTERGFGVRGAIGCSDRGHTAASQLKAGDVDWDDLFGRQGARWLHTGGIFAALSETTPEVVIEATTAAQKHGALVSYDLNYRPSLWKSIGGQAKAQEVNREIAKHVDVMLGNEEDFSACLGLEIEGVDENLEQLPIDSFRSMIETAVKQFPNLKATGTTLRSVKTATRNDWGALAWVDGEFYEATNRPDLEILDRVGGGDSFASGFIYGLLELADPQLAVEYGAAHGALAMTTPGDTSTARVAEVDKLARGGGARVDR, encoded by the coding sequence ATGCCTGCGCTCAATACCCTGCCGGCGGACAAGTGCCGCTACGATATTGTTTCCCTCGGTGAAGTGATGCTGCGCCTCGACCCGGGCGAGGGCCGCGTGCGCACCGCCCGACGCTTCGACGCCTGGGAAGGGGGCGGCGAGTACAACGTCGCCCGCGGTCTGCGGCGGTGCTTCGGCCTGCGGGCGGGGCTCGTTTCCGCGTTTGTGCGAGACGAAGTCGGGCTGCTGCTCGAAGACCTAATCTTGCAGGGCGGGGTCGATATGTCGCACGTGGTGTGGCGTGACTCCGACGGCATCGGCCGCACCGTGCGGAATGGCCTGAACTTTACTGAGCGTGGATTTGGGGTTCGCGGCGCCATTGGGTGTTCGGACCGCGGCCACACGGCTGCTTCTCAGCTCAAGGCGGGGGACGTCGACTGGGACGACCTCTTTGGCCGGCAGGGCGCCCGCTGGTTGCACACCGGCGGCATCTTCGCTGCACTCTCCGAAACCACGCCCGAGGTTGTCATCGAGGCCACCACCGCTGCTCAGAAGCACGGGGCGCTGGTGTCGTATGACCTCAATTACCGCCCCTCGCTGTGGAAGTCGATCGGCGGCCAAGCGAAGGCCCAGGAGGTCAACCGCGAGATCGCCAAGCACGTCGATGTGATGCTCGGCAACGAGGAAGACTTCTCGGCGTGCCTGGGGCTCGAGATCGAAGGGGTCGACGAGAACCTGGAGCAGCTCCCGATCGACTCCTTCCGCAGCATGATCGAGACCGCCGTCAAGCAGTTCCCCAACCTCAAGGCCACCGGCACCACGCTCCGCTCGGTCAAGACCGCGACCCGCAACGATTGGGGCGCGTTGGCGTGGGTCGACGGCGAGTTCTATGAGGCGACCAACCGCCCCGACCTCGAGATCCTCGACCGCGTCGGCGGCGGCGACAGCTTCGCGTCGGGCTTCATCTACGGCCTGCTTGAGCTCGCCGACCCGCAGCTGGCGGTCGAGTACGGCGCCGCCCACGGAGCCCTGGCGATGACCACACCAGGCGACACCTCGACCGCCCGCGTGGCGGAGGTCGACAAGCTGGCCCGCGGCGGCGGTGCCCGCGTTGATCGTTAA
- the eda gene encoding bifunctional 4-hydroxy-2-oxoglutarate aldolase/2-dehydro-3-deoxy-phosphogluconate aldolase, whose product MSDSPLNLPPVIPVAVIDDAARAPALAKALAAGGLPVVEVTFRTAAAADAIRAIRREAPDVLVLAGTVLTPDQAVEAIEAGAQGAVAPGGNEEVFKVFQERSVPFMPGVATPTDIERAIGWGCRRLKFFPAAVLGGPPALKAMTAPYAHLGIEYCPTGGVAEADLAAYHAVPGVVAVGGSWIATREDVAEGRWDDITRKAASAVTAATGR is encoded by the coding sequence ATGAGCGACTCCCCACTCAACCTCCCGCCCGTCATCCCGGTCGCCGTGATCGACGACGCCGCCCGCGCACCGGCGCTCGCGAAGGCGCTCGCCGCCGGCGGGCTGCCGGTGGTCGAGGTGACGTTCCGCACCGCGGCGGCGGCCGACGCGATCCGCGCGATCCGCCGCGAGGCGCCCGACGTGCTGGTGCTGGCTGGCACCGTCCTGACGCCTGACCAGGCGGTCGAGGCGATCGAGGCCGGGGCCCAGGGCGCCGTCGCTCCGGGCGGCAACGAAGAAGTCTTCAAAGTATTCCAGGAACGCAGCGTCCCGTTCATGCCGGGCGTCGCGACGCCGACCGACATCGAGCGAGCCATCGGCTGGGGCTGCAGGCGACTCAAGTTTTTCCCGGCCGCCGTCCTCGGCGGCCCGCCGGCGCTCAAGGCGATGACGGCGCCGTACGCCCATCTTGGCATCGAGTATTGCCCCACCGGCGGCGTGGCCGAGGCCGACCTGGCCGCCTACCACGCGGTGCCGGGGGTGGTTGCGGTCGGTGGTTCGTGGATCGCCACGCGGGAGGACGTCGCCGAAGGACGCTGGGACGATATCACCCGCAAGGCGGCCTCGGCCGTTACCGCCGCAACGGGTCGCTGA
- a CDS encoding LptF/LptG family permease — MLRKIDRYLLKQYLQVFFICYVSFTGLFIVIDAFGHLDHFVDHAQKSGEGLFQTLVGFYSYRSLMIFDMLCGTLALVSAMFTVTWIQRHNEMTALLAAGVPRLRVLRPIILAALSVSVIAVAFRETVIPSIRHELAMDFRNLSGDQALPLQPRYDSQTDIRLGGEAVVVSTHSIRNANFLLPQPLEKHGKQLAAAEAVYLPEEGQRPSGYLLKEVSSPAALLQRPSLRLANGDLAVVTPPDAPWLEADQVFVVSGVSFELLTGGSSWKDHASTAELVHELANPSVELGAGVRVALHQRLLNPFKDATLLFLGLPLVVSGANRNPFIAIGMCVGVTTLFFLVTLGAQSLGAGGWIRPALAAWAPLLVFVPVAAALSDPLRR; from the coding sequence ATGCTCCGCAAGATCGACCGCTACCTGCTGAAGCAGTACCTGCAGGTGTTTTTCATCTGCTACGTCAGCTTCACCGGGCTGTTTATCGTGATCGACGCCTTCGGCCACCTCGACCACTTCGTCGACCACGCGCAGAAGTCGGGCGAGGGGCTGTTCCAGACGCTGGTCGGGTTCTACTCGTACCGTTCGCTGATGATCTTCGACATGCTGTGCGGCACGCTGGCGTTGGTGTCGGCGATGTTCACCGTCACCTGGATCCAGCGGCACAACGAGATGACCGCCCTGTTGGCGGCCGGCGTCCCGCGGCTGCGGGTGCTGCGGCCGATCATCCTGGCGGCGCTCTCCGTCAGCGTCATCGCGGTCGCGTTCCGCGAGACCGTGATCCCGAGCATCCGCCACGAGCTGGCCATGGACTTCCGCAACCTGTCGGGGGACCAGGCGCTGCCGCTGCAACCGCGCTACGACAGCCAGACCGACATCCGCCTGGGCGGCGAGGCGGTGGTGGTCAGCACCCACTCGATCCGCAACGCCAACTTCCTGCTGCCGCAGCCGCTCGAGAAGCACGGCAAGCAGCTGGCCGCCGCCGAGGCGGTCTACCTGCCCGAAGAGGGCCAGCGGCCGAGCGGCTACCTGCTGAAAGAGGTCAGCTCCCCGGCGGCGTTGCTGCAGCGGCCCTCGCTGCGGCTGGCCAACGGCGACCTGGCAGTCGTCACCCCGCCCGACGCGCCCTGGCTCGAAGCAGATCAGGTGTTTGTGGTGAGCGGCGTGTCGTTCGAGCTGCTGACCGGCGGCAGCTCTTGGAAAGACCACGCGTCGACCGCCGAGCTGGTCCACGAGCTGGCCAACCCGAGCGTCGAGCTCGGCGCTGGCGTGCGGGTCGCCCTGCACCAGCGGCTTCTCAATCCGTTCAAGGACGCCACCCTGCTGTTCCTCGGGCTGCCGCTGGTGGTATCGGGGGCCAACCGCAACCCGTTTATCGCGATCGGCATGTGCGTGGGCGTCACGACCCTGTTCTTCCTCGTCACGCTCGGCGCGCAGTCGCTCGGGGCGGGCGGCTGGATCAGGCCGGCGTTGGCCGCCTGGGCGCCGCTGCTGGTGTTCGTGCCGGTGGCCGCCGCGCTCAGCGACCCGTTGCGGCGGTAA
- a CDS encoding ComF family protein has product MNLFPLATLIDLLGRGVQDVLFPRCCGGCGAALPDTDRDFCCGCWGELSAIADPACPKCGAPVALESDDGRCLHCRGDAMRFDRAVAVGVYDGLLRRLVLSAKQPTGEAQSALLGRMAARRLQQVDAAGADLVTCVPMHWRRRLVRRHNSAEVMADALARRLGIAFRPRLLAWRRAAQKQADLSQTDRRRNVRGALGVRRRVVVEGARVLLVDDVLTTGATASEAARALREAGAASVVAVAAARSL; this is encoded by the coding sequence ATGAACCTCTTCCCGCTGGCAACGCTGATCGACCTGCTCGGCCGGGGCGTGCAGGACGTTCTGTTCCCGCGCTGCTGCGGCGGGTGCGGCGCGGCGTTGCCCGATACCGACCGCGACTTCTGTTGCGGCTGCTGGGGCGAGCTCTCGGCGATTGCCGACCCGGCCTGCCCGAAGTGCGGCGCGCCCGTCGCGCTCGAGTCCGACGACGGCCGCTGCTTGCACTGCCGGGGGGACGCCATGCGGTTCGACCGCGCCGTGGCCGTTGGCGTGTACGACGGGCTGCTGCGGCGGCTGGTCCTGTCGGCCAAGCAGCCGACCGGCGAGGCTCAGTCGGCGCTGCTTGGCCGGATGGCCGCCCGCCGCCTGCAGCAGGTCGACGCCGCCGGGGCCGACCTGGTGACCTGCGTCCCGATGCACTGGCGCCGCCGGCTGGTCCGGCGGCACAACTCGGCCGAGGTGATGGCCGACGCGCTCGCCCGGCGGCTCGGGATCGCTTTCCGGCCCCGGCTGCTCGCGTGGAGGCGCGCCGCGCAGAAGCAGGCCGACCTCTCGCAGACCGACCGCCGCCGGAACGTGCGGGGCGCGCTCGGCGTGCGGCGGCGGGTTGTTGTTGAAGGCGCCAGGGTGCTGCTGGTCGACGACGTCCTGACGACTGGCGCCACCGCCAGCGAGGCCGCCCGGGCGTTGCGGGAAGCAGGGGCTGCTTCGGTTGTGGCGGTCGCAGCGGCCAGGAGCTTGTGA